Proteins from a genomic interval of Cucumis melo cultivar AY chromosome 7, USDA_Cmelo_AY_1.0, whole genome shotgun sequence:
- the LOC103494378 gene encoding proline-rich receptor-like protein kinase PERK4 isoform X1, which yields MSSSDGESSPGPDSQSSPAAPSPDSSSPSSPDPPSQKSPPLPSPPSPDANSDFSPPPSPENDGSSNNSSPPPPPSDNSSPSPKSPSDGSSNDQKSPPAPKEGSPRTSPVAHSPPSRSSSPGHEFSPPALPEGKASPRSPARQHAEKDSSPSEINPGIIIGVAVGVGVFIIVLISLIAVCSKKKKRKREPMPYYGDHGHGGPKSGDYYNSTQQQQNWHNGMHGPGTDQFGRPPVSGSSPGPGGWPMSGENMTTGSSYAGPPLPPPSPSIAFGFNKSTFTYDELAAATGGFAHANLLGQGGFGYVHKGVLPNGKEVAVKSLKVGSGQGEREFMAEVEIISRVHHRHLVSLVGFCIAGGQRMLVYEFVPNNTLEHHLHGKGLPVMDWSTRLRIAIGSAKGLAYLHEDCHPKIIHRDIKSANILIDANFEAMVADFGLAKLSTDNHTHVSTRVMGTFGYLAPEYASSGKLTEKSDVFSFGVMLLELITGKRPVDPTHTMDDSLVDWARPLMTRALMDGTYDELVDIRLEKDFNTQEMARMVACAAASIRHSARKRPKMSQVVRALEGDVSLDDLNEGIRPGQSSIFSAASSDYDSNAYQADMSKFRKIALSDDSSEHATSSNDSREMNHPGPGTTQRPLF from the exons ATGAGTTCAAGCGATGGTGAGAGTTCTCCAGGGCCGGACTCTCAATCTTCACCTGCCGCTCCATCCCCAGATTCGTCGTCTCCGTCATCACCTGATCCACCGTCGCAGAAATCGCCGCCGTTGCCATCGCCACCGTCTCCCGATGCCAATTCCGATTTCTCTCCTCCACCATCTCCAGAAAACGATGGCTCTTCCAATAATTCCTCACCACCACCACCCCCATCAG ATAATTCTTCTCCATCTCCAAAGTCCCCATCCGATGGTTCTTCCAATGATCAAAAATCCCCTCCAGCTCCAAAAGAGGGTAGCCCCCGGACGTCACCCGTTGCTCATTCTCCTCCATCCCGATCTTCGTCACCGGGACATGAATTTTCTCCACCAGCTCTGCCGGAAGGAAAGGCATCACCAAGATCGCCAGCTAGACAACATGCAGAGAAGGATTCATCGCCATCGGAGATCAACCCGGGGATTATAATTGGAGTGGCAGTGGGGGTGGGCGTTTTCATAATTGTTCTCATATCACTTATTGCAGTTTgttcaaagaagaagaagagaaagagagaaccTATGCCATATTATGGAGATCATGGTCATGGAGGACCTAAAA GTGGTGACTATTACAACAGTACACAGCAACAACAAAACTGGCACAACGGCATGCACGGTCCCGGGACAGATCAATTTGGGAGGCCTCCGGTATCGGGGTCTTCGCCGGGGCCGGGTGGGTGGCCAATGAGCGGCGAGAACATGACGACAGGTAGCTCCTATGCAGGGCCTCCTCTTCCTCCACCATCACCATCGATTGCATTTGGGTTCAACAAGAGCACGTTCACGTACGACGAACTTGCTGCAGCTACGGGTGGGTTTGCTCATGCAAACCTACTCGGGCAGGGTGGATTCGGTTATGTGCACAAGGGGGTACTGCCCAATGGGAAGGAGGTGGCAGTGAAAAGCTTGAAGGTGGGCAGTGGGCAGGGTGAGAGGGAGTTCATGGCTGAAGTTGAGATTATTAGTAGAGTCCATCATCGGCATTTGGTGTCTTTGGTTGGGTTTTGCATTGCTGGTGGACAAAGAATGTTGGTTTATGAGTTTGTTCCTAACAATACATTGGAGCATCATCTTCATG GCAAAGGTCTTCCAGTAATGGATTGGTCGACTAGACTTCGCATTGCCATAGGTTCTGCCAAGGGACTTGCTTATCTTCATGAAGATT GTCATCCGAAGATTATTCATCGAGATATCAAGTCAGCTAATATTCTGATTGATGCCAATTTTGAAGCTATG GTGGCTGATTTTGGATTGGCTAAGTTGTCTACGGATAATCACACACACGTCTCGACTAGAGTCATGGGTACATTCGG GTATTTGGCACCAGAATATGCATCAAGTGGAAAACTAACAGAGAAATCTGATGTGTTCTCGTTCGGTGTAATGTTATTGGAACTCATTACAGGAAAACGTCCCGTAGATCCTACTCATACCATGGATGACAGTTTAGTTGATTGG GCTCGACCACTAATGACTCGAGCATTAATGGATGGAACATACGATGAGTTGGTGGATATACGTTTGGAGAAAGATTTCAACACACAAGAAATGGCTCGAATGGTGGCTTGTGCTGCAGCCTCCATACGCCACTCGGCTAGAAAGCGGCCAAAAATGAGCCAAGTGGTTCGAGCCTTAGAAGGAGACGTGTCATTGGACGACTTAAACGAAGGCATAAGACCAGGGCAAAGCTCCATCTTTAGCGCCGCTAGCTCCGACTACGACTCCAATGCCTACCAAGCCGACATGTCGAAATTCAGGAAGATCGCTTTGTCGGACGACAGCAGTGAGCACGCGACTTCAAGCAACGATTCCCGAGAAATGAACCATCCCGGCCCCGGGACGACCCAAAGGCCGCTCttttaa
- the LOC103494378 gene encoding proline-rich receptor-like protein kinase PERK4 isoform X2 → MSSSDGESSPGPDSQSSPAAPSPDSSSPSSPDPPSQKSPPLPSPPSPDANSDFSPPPSPENDGSSNNSSPPPPPSAPKEGSPRTSPVAHSPPSRSSSPGHEFSPPALPEGKASPRSPARQHAEKDSSPSEINPGIIIGVAVGVGVFIIVLISLIAVCSKKKKRKREPMPYYGDHGHGGPKSGDYYNSTQQQQNWHNGMHGPGTDQFGRPPVSGSSPGPGGWPMSGENMTTGSSYAGPPLPPPSPSIAFGFNKSTFTYDELAAATGGFAHANLLGQGGFGYVHKGVLPNGKEVAVKSLKVGSGQGEREFMAEVEIISRVHHRHLVSLVGFCIAGGQRMLVYEFVPNNTLEHHLHGKGLPVMDWSTRLRIAIGSAKGLAYLHEDCHPKIIHRDIKSANILIDANFEAMVADFGLAKLSTDNHTHVSTRVMGTFGYLAPEYASSGKLTEKSDVFSFGVMLLELITGKRPVDPTHTMDDSLVDWARPLMTRALMDGTYDELVDIRLEKDFNTQEMARMVACAAASIRHSARKRPKMSQVVRALEGDVSLDDLNEGIRPGQSSIFSAASSDYDSNAYQADMSKFRKIALSDDSSEHATSSNDSREMNHPGPGTTQRPLF, encoded by the exons ATGAGTTCAAGCGATGGTGAGAGTTCTCCAGGGCCGGACTCTCAATCTTCACCTGCCGCTCCATCCCCAGATTCGTCGTCTCCGTCATCACCTGATCCACCGTCGCAGAAATCGCCGCCGTTGCCATCGCCACCGTCTCCCGATGCCAATTCCGATTTCTCTCCTCCACCATCTCCAGAAAACGATGGCTCTTCCAATAATTCCTCACCACCACCACCCCCATCAG CTCCAAAAGAGGGTAGCCCCCGGACGTCACCCGTTGCTCATTCTCCTCCATCCCGATCTTCGTCACCGGGACATGAATTTTCTCCACCAGCTCTGCCGGAAGGAAAGGCATCACCAAGATCGCCAGCTAGACAACATGCAGAGAAGGATTCATCGCCATCGGAGATCAACCCGGGGATTATAATTGGAGTGGCAGTGGGGGTGGGCGTTTTCATAATTGTTCTCATATCACTTATTGCAGTTTgttcaaagaagaagaagagaaagagagaaccTATGCCATATTATGGAGATCATGGTCATGGAGGACCTAAAA GTGGTGACTATTACAACAGTACACAGCAACAACAAAACTGGCACAACGGCATGCACGGTCCCGGGACAGATCAATTTGGGAGGCCTCCGGTATCGGGGTCTTCGCCGGGGCCGGGTGGGTGGCCAATGAGCGGCGAGAACATGACGACAGGTAGCTCCTATGCAGGGCCTCCTCTTCCTCCACCATCACCATCGATTGCATTTGGGTTCAACAAGAGCACGTTCACGTACGACGAACTTGCTGCAGCTACGGGTGGGTTTGCTCATGCAAACCTACTCGGGCAGGGTGGATTCGGTTATGTGCACAAGGGGGTACTGCCCAATGGGAAGGAGGTGGCAGTGAAAAGCTTGAAGGTGGGCAGTGGGCAGGGTGAGAGGGAGTTCATGGCTGAAGTTGAGATTATTAGTAGAGTCCATCATCGGCATTTGGTGTCTTTGGTTGGGTTTTGCATTGCTGGTGGACAAAGAATGTTGGTTTATGAGTTTGTTCCTAACAATACATTGGAGCATCATCTTCATG GCAAAGGTCTTCCAGTAATGGATTGGTCGACTAGACTTCGCATTGCCATAGGTTCTGCCAAGGGACTTGCTTATCTTCATGAAGATT GTCATCCGAAGATTATTCATCGAGATATCAAGTCAGCTAATATTCTGATTGATGCCAATTTTGAAGCTATG GTGGCTGATTTTGGATTGGCTAAGTTGTCTACGGATAATCACACACACGTCTCGACTAGAGTCATGGGTACATTCGG GTATTTGGCACCAGAATATGCATCAAGTGGAAAACTAACAGAGAAATCTGATGTGTTCTCGTTCGGTGTAATGTTATTGGAACTCATTACAGGAAAACGTCCCGTAGATCCTACTCATACCATGGATGACAGTTTAGTTGATTGG GCTCGACCACTAATGACTCGAGCATTAATGGATGGAACATACGATGAGTTGGTGGATATACGTTTGGAGAAAGATTTCAACACACAAGAAATGGCTCGAATGGTGGCTTGTGCTGCAGCCTCCATACGCCACTCGGCTAGAAAGCGGCCAAAAATGAGCCAAGTGGTTCGAGCCTTAGAAGGAGACGTGTCATTGGACGACTTAAACGAAGGCATAAGACCAGGGCAAAGCTCCATCTTTAGCGCCGCTAGCTCCGACTACGACTCCAATGCCTACCAAGCCGACATGTCGAAATTCAGGAAGATCGCTTTGTCGGACGACAGCAGTGAGCACGCGACTTCAAGCAACGATTCCCGAGAAATGAACCATCCCGGCCCCGGGACGACCCAAAGGCCGCTCttttaa